From a region of the Daphnia pulicaria isolate SC F1-1A chromosome 1, SC_F0-13Bv2, whole genome shotgun sequence genome:
- the LOC124320651 gene encoding uncharacterized protein LOC124320651, whose translation MNLQRPYYMPPNVMFCHFCNLQLSTENLYQRHRLAHALVIQLTRCLELSLPTFSPPSNETASGNSSNSSVLTNWLTDQIRVNFNDQNWLRLSVREVEQVLGNSNMDVDIRQRHGIRDDTEFQNVVDLLVTQDLNLSPRSDCCEVSRKPYFFPEEAACTSVQYHPSPTESLPSSSDTLSIVPVNSHLMPTSPIYQSSGNQMEAGCSVSHYPGPNLLDFNQSEESFNSLVTDLDTVEKQMASLLNTYDAISSECDENFTQPELTFQNDFVDDSLDIFPVWQTTPPPSESVECSLTSELNLDVNLTSCKMYSLSGDVDLLTYRLDQNDV comes from the exons ATGAATTTACAAAGGCCTTACTACATGCCGCCAAACGTCATGTTCTGTCATTTCTGCAACCTGCAACTGAGCACCGAAAACCTCTATCAACGCCATCGTCTTGCTCACGCCCTTGTGATCCAACTGACACGATGTCTGGAACTCTCCCTGCCGACATTTTCACCTCCAAGTAATGAGACTGCCTctggcaacagcagcaactcaTCCGTCCTCACTAATTGGCTCACCGACCAAATCCGCGTCAATTTTAATGACCAGAACTGGCTGAGACTATCCGTCCGGGAAGTGGAGCAAGTGCTGGGCAACAGCAACATGGATGTTGATATTCGACAGCGCCATGGGATCCGAGATGACACCGAGTTTCAGAACGTTGTTGACCTTTTAGTTACTCAAGATTTGAACCTGTCTCCGAGGAGTGACTGTTGTGAAGTCTCAAGAAAACCGTATTTCTTTCCCGAGGAAGCCGCTTGTACGTCCGTACAGTACCATCCATCACCGACTGAATCGCTACCAAGCAGCTCGGATACACTTTCG ATtgttccggttaacagccacCTGATGCCGACTAGTCCAATTTACCAGTCATCCGGAAATCAGATGGAAGCCGGATGCAGCGTTTCTCATTATCCAGGCCCAAACTTGTTGGATTTTAATCAATCGGAAGAGTCTTTCAATTCGTTAGTGACGGACCTCGACACGGTTGAGAAACAAATGGCCAGCCTGTTGAACACTTACGATGCTATTTCCTCTG AGTGTGACGAGAATTTTACCCAGCCCGAACTGACATTCCAAAATGATTTTGTCGATGACTCGCTGGATATTTTTCCGGTGTGGCAAACTACTCCACCGCCTTCAGAAAGCGTCGAATGTTCCTTGACTTCCGAATTGAACCTTGACGTCAATCTAACGAGCTGTAAGATGTATTCCTTATCGGGAGACGTTGACCTTTTGACTTACAGACTCGATCAGAACGACGTATGA
- the LOC124318039 gene encoding uncharacterized protein LOC124318039, translating to MSYEQYQTHGAQNESFQVGTFLPYSNAETFLQQPCVGAPLFHPAREDGLSHVEMTDAVDYFSTNSHYQPIPLNTDHDRAAGEVAAYNLYEANQNYACWNEPFTKANFVQFVPSVNTYTVSSVMPTTPDISTSFMSIRPKHQVEGVDPMILPT from the exons ATGTCGTACGAACAGTATCAGACTCATGGCGCCCAAAATGAATCTTTTCAAGTTGGCACGTTTCTCCCTTATTCTAATGCCGAAACTTTTCTCCAACAGCCATGTGTCGGTGCACCTTTATTTCATCCAGCAAGAGAAGATGGGCTGTCACATGTGGAAATGACTGATGCTGTCGACTACTTTAGTACAAATAGCCACTATCAGCCCATCCCTTTGAATACTGACCATGATCGTGCTGCTGGTGAAGTTGCAGCCTACAATCTCTATGAA GCCAATCAGAACTATGCTTGCTGGAATGAGCCATTCACTAAAGCCAATTTCGTGCAGTTTGTTCCTTCAGTTAACACCTACACCGTTTCATCTGTGATGCCCACAACACCAGACATCTCTACTTCCTTTATGTCGATAAGGCCAAAGCATCAAGTGGAAGGAGTAGACCCAATGATACTGCCCACTTAA